The following are encoded together in the Bacteroidota bacterium genome:
- the infA gene encoding translation initiation factor IF-1 has translation MAKQPSIKQDGVITEALSNAMFRVQLENGHEIIATISGKMRMHYIKILPGDKVQVEMSPYDLSRGRICYRYK, from the coding sequence TTGGCAAAACAACCTTCAATAAAACAAGACGGTGTAATAACCGAAGCACTTTCGAACGCTATGTTCAGGGTGCAATTAGAGAACGGACACGAGATTATTGCCACTATTTCAGGCAAAATGAGGATGCACTATATAAAAATATTACCCGGTGACAAAGTGCAGGTGGAAATGTCGCCCTACGATTTATCGAGGGGCAGGATATGTTACCGTTATAAATAA
- a CDS encoding 50S ribosomal protein L36, protein MKVRPSIKKRSSDCKIVRRKGKLFVINKKNPKYKQRQG, encoded by the coding sequence ATGAAAGTAAGACCCTCAATAAAAAAACGCAGCAGCGATTGCAAGATTGTACGTCGCAAGGGTAAGCTGTTTGTAATTAACAAAAAGAACCCCAAATACAAACAAAGACAAGGATAA
- the rpsM gene encoding 30S ribosomal protein S13, with protein sequence MARIAGIDLPKNKRGEIGLTYVYGIGRTNARRILEAGNIDLGKKVSDWNDEDLNHIRTFITDNIKVEGELRSEVQLNIKRLMDIACYRGLRHRKGLPLRGQRTRTNSRTRKGKRKTVAGKKKATK encoded by the coding sequence ATGGCAAGGATAGCAGGTATAGATTTACCAAAAAACAAACGCGGTGAAATAGGTTTAACCTATGTATATGGTATAGGCCGCACCAATGCCCGCCGTATTTTAGAGGCCGGTAATATTGATTTGGGGAAAAAAGTATCAGATTGGAACGACGAAGACTTGAACCACATCCGTACTTTTATTACAGACAATATTAAAGTGGAGGGCGAGCTTCGCTCAGAAGTGCAACTTAACATCAAACGTTTGATGGATATAGCTTGCTACCGCGGTTTGAGGCACAGGAAAGGACTTCCGTTGCGTGGTCAACGTACACGTACTAACTCACGTACCCGTAAAGGTAAGCGTAAGACTGTAGCCGGTAAGAAAAAGGCTACCAAGTAA
- the rpsK gene encoding 30S ribosomal protein S11, which translates to MATNKKTAKKRVVQVESHGQAHIQATFNNIIISLTNQTGQVVSWASAGKMGFKGSKKNTPYAAQTAAQDCGKVAYDLGMRKVDVFVKGPGSGRESAIRTLQTVGIEVISIKDITPIPHNGCRPPKRRRI; encoded by the coding sequence ATGGCAACTAATAAAAAAACGGCAAAGAAAAGGGTAGTGCAAGTTGAGTCTCACGGACAGGCTCACATACAAGCTACCTTTAACAATATTATCATATCACTTACCAACCAAACCGGTCAGGTAGTATCATGGGCTTCAGCCGGCAAAATGGGTTTCAAAGGTTCTAAAAAGAACACCCCATACGCTGCACAAACTGCTGCACAAGATTGCGGTAAAGTAGCTTATGATTTAGGTATGCGTAAAGTTGATGTGTTTGTTAAAGGTCCCGGTTCAGGTCGCGAGTCGGCTATCCGTACCCTTCAAACTGTAGGTATCGAAGTAATCTCTATCAAAGATATTACTCCAATCCCTCACAACGGATGTCGCCCTCCAAAACGCCGCAGGATATAA
- the rpsD gene encoding 30S ribosomal protein S4 has product MARYIGPKSKIARKFGEAIFGPDKVLDKRNYPPGQHGQSRRKPKKSEYAIQLIEKQKAKYTYGILERQFRGIFHRANVKDGITGENLLKFLEARLDNTVFRLGLAASRSGARQLVGHKHITVNGHIVNIPSYQLKPGDVISVREKSKSLESITDALSSGRSRKYNWLEWDNNSMTGKFMAFPERDQIPENIKEQLIVELYSK; this is encoded by the coding sequence ATGGCAAGATATATTGGACCTAAAAGCAAAATAGCAAGGAAATTTGGCGAAGCCATCTTTGGCCCAGACAAGGTTCTTGATAAACGCAACTACCCACCGGGACAACACGGACAATCACGCCGTAAGCCTAAAAAATCTGAATACGCTATCCAGCTTATTGAGAAACAAAAGGCTAAATATACCTATGGTATCCTTGAACGTCAATTCCGTGGTATATTCCACAGAGCAAACGTTAAAGACGGTATCACCGGTGAAAACCTGTTGAAATTTTTGGAAGCAAGGCTGGATAACACTGTTTTCCGTCTAGGCTTAGCTGCCAGCCGCAGCGGTGCACGCCAGTTGGTTGGTCATAAACACATTACAGTTAACGGTCATATCGTTAACATACCTTCATACCAATTGAAGCCCGGTGATGTAATCAGCGTTCGCGAGAAATCAAAATCTCTAGAATCTATTACAGATGCTCTTTCATCAGGACGCAGCCGCAAATACAATTGGTTGGAGTGGGATAACAATAGCATGACAGGTAAGTTTATGGCTTTCCCTGAGCGTGATCAAATCCCTGAAAATATTAAAGAGCAACTAATAGTGGAGTTGTACTCTAAGTAA
- a CDS encoding DNA-directed RNA polymerase subunit alpha, which produces MAILAFQKPDKVIMHKETDFYGQFEFRPLEKGYGVTIGNALRRILLSSLEGYAITTVKIPSVDHEFSSIKGVVEDVTEIVLNLKQVRFKKVSDAGDNEKIFVSLKGKEQFVAGDISRYTNAFEILNPDLVICNMEPFVNLEVELTVNKGRGYVPAEENKPKEHVIGLIPIDSIYTPIKNVKYHVDDFRVEQRTDYEKLMIEIQTDGSVRPEEALKESAKILIQHFMLFSDENITIDSQIKAAPVEVDENLLHMRKLLKTPLADLDLSVRAYNCLKAAEIKTLGDLVSYDIADLLKFRNFGKKSLTELEELVREKNLTFGMDVAKYKLNED; this is translated from the coding sequence ATGGCAATACTTGCTTTTCAAAAACCTGATAAAGTTATAATGCACAAAGAAACTGACTTTTACGGTCAGTTTGAATTCCGCCCCCTTGAAAAAGGTTACGGGGTTACGATAGGAAACGCCCTTCGCAGAATTCTTCTTTCTTCGCTTGAAGGGTATGCTATCACCACTGTGAAAATCCCCAGTGTTGACCACGAGTTTTCAAGCATCAAAGGTGTAGTTGAAGATGTTACTGAAATTGTGCTTAACCTGAAGCAGGTGAGGTTTAAAAAAGTTTCAGATGCCGGTGACAACGAAAAGATTTTTGTTTCACTTAAAGGCAAAGAGCAATTTGTAGCCGGTGATATTAGCCGTTACACAAATGCTTTTGAAATTTTGAACCCTGATTTGGTGATTTGCAACATGGAGCCTTTTGTGAACCTTGAGGTTGAACTTACGGTGAACAAAGGTCGTGGATACGTTCCTGCCGAAGAAAACAAACCCAAAGAGCACGTTATAGGTTTAATTCCTATCGACTCGATATACACTCCAATCAAAAACGTGAAATACCACGTTGATGATTTTAGGGTAGAGCAACGTACTGACTACGAAAAACTGATGATTGAGATTCAGACAGATGGTAGTGTACGCCCTGAAGAAGCTTTGAAAGAATCGGCCAAGATATTGATACAACACTTTATGTTGTTCTCTGATGAGAATATCACTATTGACAGCCAAATTAAAGCTGCCCCTGTTGAAGTGGATGAAAACTTGTTGCATATGCGCAAGTTGCTTAAAACCCCATTGGCTGATCTTGACCTTTCAGTACGTGCATACAACTGCTTGAAAGCTGCTGAGATTAAAACTCTAGGTGATTTAGTAAGCTACGATATTGCTGATTTGTTGAAATTCCGCAACTTTGGTAAAAAATCACTTACTGAATTGGAAGAACTGGTAAGGGAAAAGAACCTTACTTTTGGGATGGACGTTGCAAAATATAAACTGAACGAAGATTAA